One genomic region from Ralstonia pickettii DTP0602 encodes:
- a CDS encoding multidrug MFS transporter (K01253: EPHX1; microsomal epoxide hydrolase [EC:3.3.2.9]), with protein sequence MHRDTEDQSPGSATMNASESPNATVLSRRALLLSGAAAAALAAFRPVTAATPSDTAQAAGARAAATDAIRPFRVNVPQAALTDLRRRLAATRWPDAEPVSDRAQGVQLNKLQPLVRYWQTGYDWRKAEAKLNALPQFLTNIDGLDTHFIHVRSRHPNALPLIMTHGWPGSVFELLKVIGPLTDPTAHGGSADDAFHLVLPSLPGFGFSEKPKGTGWNPDRIGRAWDVLMKRLGYTRYVSQGGDWGAIISDAMGRQAPAGLLGIHVNRIERATTLPPEIARALKSGDPAPEGLTAEEQAVFDQAREFLNKGLGYAAIMGTRPQTLGYSLADSPVGLAAWIYDKIADWVYTRGDPERALTRDELLDNITLYWLTNTGPSSGRIYAESNPGAASGTGISIPAAVTIFPGEVYRPPKHWAARTYRNLVYYNRVDKGGHFAAWEEPALFSAEVRAAFRSLR encoded by the coding sequence ATGCACCGCGATACTGAAGACCAGAGTCCAGGAAGTGCGACCATGAATGCATCGGAATCTCCCAACGCTACCGTCCTGTCCCGCCGGGCTCTGTTGCTGAGCGGCGCGGCGGCGGCAGCCCTTGCGGCATTTCGTCCGGTAACGGCCGCCACCCCGTCCGATACGGCACAGGCCGCCGGGGCGCGGGCCGCAGCCACAGACGCCATCCGCCCTTTTCGCGTCAACGTTCCGCAAGCGGCGCTCACCGACCTGCGCCGCCGCCTGGCCGCGACGCGGTGGCCCGACGCCGAGCCGGTCAGTGACCGCGCGCAGGGCGTGCAGCTCAACAAGCTTCAGCCGCTGGTGCGCTACTGGCAGACCGGCTACGACTGGCGCAAGGCCGAGGCGAAACTCAATGCCTTGCCGCAGTTCCTGACCAATATCGACGGTCTGGACACTCATTTCATCCACGTCCGCTCCCGCCATCCGAACGCATTGCCGCTGATCATGACCCACGGCTGGCCCGGGTCGGTCTTCGAGTTGCTGAAGGTGATCGGTCCGCTGACCGATCCCACGGCGCACGGCGGCTCTGCCGACGATGCCTTCCACCTGGTGCTGCCGTCCCTGCCTGGCTTCGGCTTTTCGGAGAAGCCCAAGGGCACCGGCTGGAATCCGGACCGCATCGGCCGCGCCTGGGACGTCCTGATGAAGCGCCTGGGATACACGCGCTACGTCTCGCAAGGCGGCGACTGGGGCGCCATCATTTCCGATGCGATGGGCCGCCAGGCGCCTGCCGGTCTGCTCGGCATCCACGTCAACCGGATCGAGCGCGCGACGACGCTCCCGCCGGAAATTGCCAGGGCACTGAAGAGCGGCGACCCTGCCCCGGAGGGCCTGACTGCCGAGGAGCAGGCGGTATTCGACCAGGCCAGGGAGTTCCTCAACAAGGGCTTGGGCTACGCCGCGATCATGGGAACGCGTCCGCAAACGCTGGGCTACAGCCTCGCCGACTCGCCCGTGGGACTGGCGGCGTGGATCTATGACAAGATCGCCGACTGGGTCTACACCCGCGGCGACCCGGAGCGCGCGCTGACCCGCGACGAGCTGCTCGACAACATCACGCTCTACTGGCTGACCAACACCGGGCCGTCGAGCGGGCGCATCTACGCGGAGAGCAATCCGGGCGCGGCCAGCGGGACCGGCATCTCGATCCCGGCGGCAGTGACGATCTTCCCCGGAGAGGTCTACAGGCCGCCGAAGCACTGGGCGGCACGGACCTATCGGAACCTGGTCTACTACAACCGCGTAGACAAGGGCGGCCACTTCGCGGCCTGGGAAGAGCCGGCGCTGTTCAGCGCCGAGGTGCGCGCCGCGTTCCGCTCCCTGCGCTGA
- a CDS encoding cupin: MKTTRLIATALLVVGSSMAMQAAQAQAVGIHRTDLLKQDISVPGREAVQVRVDFDPGAFAPKHSHPGEEVAFVLEGTLEYQLGDQPPVTLKAGESLFIPSGTAHSARNVGTGKAAELATYIVKKGAPLAVPGK; encoded by the coding sequence ATGAAAACGACTCGACTCATTGCGACTGCGTTGCTGGTCGTCGGTAGCAGCATGGCGATGCAAGCGGCCCAGGCGCAGGCCGTGGGCATCCATCGCACGGACCTGCTGAAGCAGGATATCAGCGTGCCCGGACGCGAGGCCGTCCAGGTGCGAGTCGATTTCGACCCGGGCGCGTTTGCCCCGAAGCATTCTCATCCGGGCGAAGAAGTCGCCTTTGTCCTCGAAGGCACGCTGGAGTACCAGCTCGGGGACCAGCCGCCGGTCACGCTCAAGGCCGGCGAGAGCTTGTTCATCCCCTCGGGAACGGCCCACTCGGCACGGAATGTCGGCACCGGCAAGGCGGCGGAGCTCGCTACCTACATTGTCAAGAAAGGCGCTCCGCTGGCCGTACCGGGCAAGTGA
- a CDS encoding cytochrome C biogenesis protein: MALLILAYLGGVLTILSPCILPVLPFVLSRTGQPFLRGRLPMLAGMALTFAGVATLASAGGAWAVRANEAGRLAALVLLGVFGLSLLWPKLADILARPVVALGNRLANNGPANAAASAQASPWGSLVLGIATGMLWAPCAGPILGLVLTGTALEGASVSTSVALAAYAAGAATSLAAALGLGNRVFAAMKRSMGASEWLRRGLGAGVLGGVVLIGSGADTSLLVHFPFSGPTGIEQALVDGLRKEQQPAPQATNAASGGGGILLAANDTQAGFPGPLPVEGRLPALDGAVQWFNSPPLSREQLHGKVTLVYFWTYSCINCIRTLPYLRAWAEKYKDQGLTVVGVHTPEFAFEKSPENVRRAIANFRIGFPVAVDSDYRIWRAFHNSYWPAAYFVDASGNIRHHQFGEGDYAKSERVIQSLLAEAGNRSVARDVVVPEAGGALAAPDLSNLRSNETYLGYTQASNFASPGGIRQDAPSQYTVARLRLNQWGLSGQWTVGVEQATLNRADGSIAYRFHARDLHLVLGPAADGRAVRFVVTIDGKPPGASHGADIDAAGNGAVTQTRLYQLVRQAGEVGEHTFEIRFLDPGAQAYAFTFG; encoded by the coding sequence ATGGCCCTGCTGATCCTCGCCTACCTCGGGGGTGTACTGACTATCCTGAGCCCGTGCATCCTGCCCGTCCTGCCTTTTGTGCTGAGCCGCACCGGCCAGCCGTTCCTGCGCGGCAGGCTGCCGATGCTGGCCGGCATGGCCCTGACCTTTGCCGGGGTGGCCACGCTGGCGTCCGCTGGCGGCGCGTGGGCCGTGCGTGCCAACGAAGCCGGGCGCCTTGCTGCCCTGGTGCTGCTGGGCGTGTTCGGGCTGTCCCTGCTCTGGCCGAAACTGGCGGATATCCTCGCACGGCCTGTGGTGGCGCTGGGCAACCGGCTGGCCAACAACGGTCCGGCCAACGCCGCTGCGTCAGCCCAGGCTTCGCCGTGGGGTTCGCTGGTGCTTGGCATCGCCACCGGCATGCTGTGGGCGCCCTGCGCCGGCCCGATCCTCGGTCTGGTCCTGACGGGCACCGCCCTTGAAGGTGCCAGCGTGTCGACATCGGTGGCGCTGGCGGCCTATGCGGCCGGCGCGGCCACCTCGCTGGCGGCGGCGCTGGGCCTGGGCAACCGCGTCTTTGCGGCGATGAAGCGGTCGATGGGTGCAAGCGAATGGCTGCGCCGCGGCTTGGGGGCGGGCGTGCTGGGCGGCGTGGTCCTCATCGGCAGTGGTGCCGACACCAGCCTGCTGGTGCACTTTCCGTTCAGCGGGCCGACCGGCATCGAGCAGGCGCTGGTCGACGGGCTGCGCAAGGAACAACAGCCCGCGCCGCAAGCCACCAACGCCGCCAGCGGTGGCGGCGGCATCTTGCTGGCCGCCAATGACACCCAGGCGGGTTTCCCGGGCCCGTTGCCCGTGGAAGGCCGCCTGCCTGCGCTCGACGGAGCCGTGCAATGGTTCAACTCCCCGCCGCTGTCGCGCGAGCAGCTGCACGGCAAGGTCACGCTGGTCTACTTCTGGACCTACTCCTGCATCAACTGCATCCGCACCCTGCCCTACCTGCGCGCCTGGGCGGAGAAGTACAAGGATCAGGGCCTGACGGTGGTTGGCGTGCACACGCCCGAGTTCGCCTTCGAGAAGAGCCCGGAAAACGTGCGCCGCGCGATCGCCAACTTCCGCATCGGCTTCCCGGTGGCCGTGGACAGCGATTACCGCATCTGGCGCGCGTTCCATAACAGCTACTGGCCGGCCGCCTACTTTGTCGACGCCAGCGGCAATATCCGCCACCACCAGTTCGGCGAGGGCGACTATGCCAAGTCCGAGCGCGTGATCCAGTCGCTGCTGGCGGAAGCGGGCAACCGGTCGGTGGCGCGCGATGTGGTCGTTCCCGAGGCGGGTGGCGCGCTAGCGGCACCGGACCTGTCGAACCTGCGCTCGAACGAGACCTATCTCGGCTATACGCAGGCGTCCAATTTCGCCTCGCCGGGCGGCATTCGGCAGGACGCGCCGAGCCAGTACACCGTTGCCAGGCTTCGCCTCAACCAGTGGGGCCTGTCCGGGCAGTGGACGGTCGGCGTCGAGCAGGCCACGCTCAATCGTGCCGATGGCAGCATCGCCTATCGCTTCCACGCGCGCGACCTGCACCTGGTGCTGGGACCGGCGGCCGACGGCCGGGCGGTGCGCTTCGTGGTCACCATCGACGGCAAGCCCCCGGGCGCCAGCCACGGCGCCGACATCGATGCGGCCGGCAACGGCGCGGTCACGCAGACGCGGCTCTACCAGCTGGTACGCCAGGCCGGCGAGGTCGGAGAACACACTTTCGAGATCCGCTTCCTGGATCCCGGTGCCCAGGCTTATGCCTTCACCTTCGGCTAG
- a CDS encoding chemotaxis protein CheY (K02483: K02483; two-component system, OmpR family, response regulator), whose product MDSHVDHILIVDDDREIRELVSAYLTRNGLRTTVVPDGRHMRAFLETNAVDLIVLDLMLPGDDGLVLCRELRAGKHKATPVLMLTARDDETDRIVGLEMGADDYLAKPFAARELLARIKAVLRRTRMLPPNLQISVAGQVLAFGDWQLDTTARQLVDREGTIVALSGAEYRLLRVFVDHPQRVLNRDQLLSLTQGREAEMFERSVDLLVSRLRQRLNDDAREPSYIKTVRSEGYVFAMPVEIKEARE is encoded by the coding sequence ATGGATTCCCATGTCGACCATATCCTGATCGTCGATGACGACCGGGAGATCCGTGAACTGGTTTCGGCCTACCTCACCAGGAACGGCCTGCGCACGACCGTCGTGCCGGATGGCCGGCACATGCGCGCGTTCCTGGAGACCAATGCCGTCGACCTGATCGTGCTCGACCTGATGCTGCCCGGCGATGACGGCCTGGTGCTGTGCCGGGAACTGCGCGCCGGCAAGCACAAGGCCACCCCAGTGCTGATGCTGACCGCGCGCGACGACGAGACGGATCGCATCGTTGGCCTGGAAATGGGCGCCGACGATTACCTGGCCAAGCCGTTCGCGGCGCGCGAGCTGCTGGCCCGCATCAAGGCCGTGCTGCGCCGCACCAGGATGCTGCCGCCCAACCTGCAGATCAGCGTGGCCGGGCAGGTGCTCGCGTTCGGCGACTGGCAACTGGATACCACCGCGCGCCAGCTGGTCGACCGCGAAGGCACCATCGTCGCGCTCAGCGGCGCGGAGTACCGGCTGCTGCGCGTCTTTGTCGACCATCCCCAGCGCGTGCTCAACCGCGACCAGCTGCTCAGCCTGACGCAGGGCCGCGAGGCGGAGATGTTCGAGCGCTCGGTTGACCTGCTGGTCAGCCGCCTGCGCCAGCGCCTCAATGACGATGCGCGCGAGCCCAGTTATATCAAGACCGTGCGCAGCGAGGGCTATGTGTTCGCCATGCCCGTGGAGATCAAGGAGGCACGGGAGTGA
- a CDS encoding ATPase, which translates to MSARHWPWPRTLGSRLFLILLAGLIVAHGLSFGVLFAERYITARRVMLGTLENDVSTSLAILDRVPAAERPQWLPRVNRGAYQYMLGPGMPGVPQMTPQAKEIADRIMEASGGRFAVRVESIPGQGKRMQAHLTLSDGSPLTIDVHPRPTPIAQWLPYVLVLQLLLLVLCCWFAVRLSIRPLVALADAADALNPNAKTAPLAETGPTELVRAAHAFNAMRERIAGFVEERVRLLAAISHDLQTPITRMKLRAEMAEDSDDKRKMAQDLAEIEALVREGLAYARTTHGDGEKASRLDLGSFVESLAFDYQDTGKAVTVLQNIGGTVVTRPNALRRILTNLVDNAIKFGGAAELSVRREGDAVVIEVLDRGAGIPEDQLEAVLQPFVRLEGSRNRETGGTGLGLAIAQQLAVAIGGSLRLRNREGGGLVAEVRLG; encoded by the coding sequence GTGAGTGCGCGGCACTGGCCCTGGCCGCGCACGCTGGGATCGCGCCTGTTCCTGATCCTGCTGGCAGGCCTGATCGTCGCCCATGGGCTGTCCTTCGGGGTGCTGTTCGCGGAACGCTACATCACTGCGCGCAGGGTGATGCTCGGCACGCTGGAAAACGACGTGTCCACCTCGCTCGCGATCCTGGACCGCGTGCCTGCCGCCGAGCGCCCGCAGTGGTTGCCGCGCGTGAACCGTGGCGCTTATCAGTACATGCTGGGTCCGGGTATGCCGGGCGTGCCCCAGATGACGCCGCAGGCCAAGGAGATTGCCGACCGGATCATGGAGGCGAGCGGCGGCCGCTTTGCGGTCCGGGTGGAATCGATCCCCGGTCAGGGCAAGCGCATGCAGGCACACCTGACGCTCAGCGACGGCAGCCCGCTGACCATCGACGTGCACCCGCGCCCGACGCCGATCGCGCAGTGGCTGCCTTATGTGCTGGTGCTCCAGTTGCTGCTGCTGGTGCTGTGCTGCTGGTTCGCTGTGCGGCTGTCGATCCGCCCGCTGGTGGCGCTGGCCGATGCCGCCGACGCGCTCAACCCGAATGCGAAGACGGCGCCGCTTGCCGAGACCGGTCCCACCGAACTGGTGCGCGCGGCACACGCATTCAATGCCATGCGTGAGCGCATCGCCGGGTTTGTCGAGGAACGCGTACGGCTGCTGGCGGCGATCTCCCACGACCTGCAGACGCCGATCACGCGCATGAAGCTGCGCGCCGAGATGGCGGAAGACTCCGACGACAAGCGCAAGATGGCGCAAGACCTGGCCGAGATCGAAGCGCTGGTGCGGGAAGGGCTGGCGTATGCGCGCACCACCCATGGCGATGGCGAAAAGGCGTCGCGGCTCGACCTCGGCTCGTTTGTCGAAAGCCTGGCATTTGACTACCAGGACACCGGCAAGGCGGTGACGGTGCTGCAGAACATCGGCGGAACCGTCGTGACGCGCCCCAATGCCTTGCGGCGGATCCTGACCAACCTGGTCGACAACGCCATCAAGTTCGGCGGGGCGGCGGAGCTGAGCGTGCGCCGCGAGGGCGATGCCGTGGTCATCGAGGTACTCGACCGCGGCGCCGGCATCCCGGAAGACCAGCTCGAAGCCGTGCTGCAGCCGTTTGTGCGGCTGGAGGGTTCGCGCAACCGGGAAACCGGTGGTACCGGGCTCGGGCTGGCGATCGCCCAGCAGCTTGCGGTGGCCATCGGCGGCTCGCTCAGGCTGCGCAATCGTGAAGGCGGCGGCCTGGTGGCGGAAGTCAGGCTGGGCTGA
- a CDS encoding signal peptide protein, with amino-acid sequence MTTTNIAKRFVFAVALVAAAAGAQAAGISSARDPFTDGARSVHSERSTFTDGARAVDPYTDGARNVDPFTDGARNVDPFTDGARTLAGMDRTGVSADPARHVDPYLDGAYA; translated from the coding sequence ATGACCACCACCAACATCGCCAAGCGTTTTGTGTTCGCCGTTGCCCTGGTTGCCGCCGCTGCCGGCGCGCAGGCCGCCGGAATCTCCAGCGCCCGCGACCCGTTCACCGACGGTGCCCGTTCGGTCCACTCGGAGCGCAGCACATTTACCGATGGCGCGCGGGCTGTCGATCCCTACACCGACGGTGCGCGCAACGTGGACCCGTTCACCGACGGCGCACGCAACGTGGATCCGTTCACCGACGGCGCCCGCACGCTGGCCGGCATGGATCGCACGGGGGTCTCGGCGGATCCGGCGCGCCATGTCGATCCCTATCTCGACGGCGCCTACGCCTGA
- a CDS encoding thioredoxin reductase (K00384: E1.8.1.9, trxB; thioredoxin reductase (NADPH) [EC:1.8.1.9]), which translates to MSNESSPGGGKLTPEPAVDASGIDDSALVEDPSVREHPRYFQMFPVLTETEIDRVRRFGSQCHYTRGEFLYQSGSLCPGMFLLLSGKVRIVIREGMGHHIVHTYTQRGEFTSDITQLSNKPAIVDAHVVEDVEAVLLRPDALSALVISEADLGEKIMRALILRRVLAIERGRGAVLVGAPGDGRLVALQDFLRRNAFPNMVLDAEQDAEAIAFLERVTPQPDDFPLVICPNGTVLRNPDVGQLASCLGLIPEFDPTHVYDVAIVGAGPAGLATAVYAASEGLSVVVFDCRAPGGQAGTSARIENYLGFPTGITGQALAGRAFVQAQKFGAHIGIPCEVKAMYCDRQPLVVELADARRILARTVVVASGAEYRRPAVDGLARFERCGVYYWATPIEARLCRKEPVLLVGGGNSAGQAVVFLAAHAEHVHMFIRGASLAHSMSHYLIERIGALPNVTLHTRVELTALEGDARLERVRYRGAGGMEGSLTTHHLFVFIGAEPNTNWLRNCGVSLDSKGFVLTGTDVADAPLQTLPLQTSVEGVFAIGDVRSGSTKRVASAVGEGAAVVAQIHRFIARGLVDAPAGRGLS; encoded by the coding sequence ATGAGCAACGAGTCAAGCCCGGGCGGCGGCAAGCTCACCCCTGAGCCAGCCGTGGATGCGAGCGGTATCGACGACAGCGCGCTGGTCGAAGACCCGAGCGTGCGCGAACATCCGCGCTACTTCCAGATGTTCCCGGTCCTCACCGAGACCGAAATCGACCGCGTGCGCCGCTTCGGCAGCCAGTGCCACTACACCAGGGGTGAATTCCTCTATCAATCCGGCAGCCTCTGCCCGGGCATGTTCCTGCTGCTGTCGGGCAAAGTGCGGATCGTCATTCGCGAGGGCATGGGTCACCACATTGTCCACACCTATACCCAGCGCGGCGAGTTCACCTCGGATATCACCCAGCTGTCGAACAAGCCAGCGATCGTCGACGCGCACGTCGTCGAAGACGTCGAGGCGGTGCTGCTGCGGCCGGATGCGCTCAGCGCCCTGGTGATCAGCGAAGCCGATCTTGGCGAGAAGATCATGCGCGCCCTGATCCTCAGGCGTGTGCTGGCCATCGAACGCGGCCGGGGTGCCGTCCTGGTCGGCGCCCCCGGCGATGGGCGACTGGTCGCGTTGCAGGACTTCCTGCGCCGCAATGCATTTCCAAACATGGTGCTCGATGCGGAGCAGGACGCGGAAGCCATCGCCTTCCTCGAACGCGTGACGCCACAGCCCGATGACTTCCCGCTCGTTATTTGCCCGAACGGCACCGTGCTGCGCAACCCCGATGTGGGACAGCTCGCGTCGTGCCTGGGACTGATCCCGGAGTTTGATCCGACGCACGTCTACGATGTGGCGATCGTCGGCGCCGGCCCGGCGGGGCTGGCGACGGCCGTCTACGCGGCGTCCGAAGGGCTGTCGGTCGTGGTATTCGACTGCCGCGCGCCCGGCGGCCAGGCCGGCACCAGTGCGCGCATCGAGAACTACCTGGGCTTTCCCACGGGCATCACGGGGCAGGCACTGGCGGGCCGCGCGTTCGTGCAGGCGCAGAAGTTCGGTGCGCATATCGGCATCCCGTGCGAAGTCAAGGCGATGTATTGCGACAGGCAGCCGCTGGTGGTGGAGCTTGCCGATGCCCGCCGCATCCTTGCGCGCACCGTGGTCGTCGCCAGCGGCGCCGAGTACCGGCGTCCTGCCGTGGACGGGCTGGCGCGTTTCGAACGCTGCGGCGTCTATTACTGGGCGACGCCGATCGAGGCGCGGCTATGCCGCAAGGAACCGGTGCTGCTGGTCGGCGGCGGCAACTCGGCGGGGCAGGCGGTGGTCTTCCTGGCCGCGCATGCCGAGCATGTGCACATGTTTATCCGCGGGGCGAGCCTGGCGCACAGCATGTCGCACTACCTGATCGAACGGATCGGCGCGCTGCCGAACGTGACGCTGCATACACGGGTGGAACTGACCGCGCTGGAGGGGGATGCGCGTCTCGAACGCGTGCGCTATCGCGGTGCCGGCGGCATGGAAGGCAGCCTGACGACACATCACCTGTTCGTATTCATCGGCGCCGAGCCGAATACCAACTGGCTCAGGAACTGCGGCGTGTCGCTGGACAGCAAGGGCTTCGTCCTGACCGGCACCGACGTGGCCGATGCGCCCTTGCAGACACTGCCCTTGCAGACGAGCGTGGAGGGTGTCTTCGCCATCGGCGACGTTCGCTCCGGATCCACCAAGCGTGTCGCGTCGGCGGTGGGCGAAGGCGCGGCCGTGGTGGCGCAGATTCACCGCTTTATTGCCCGGGGTCTGGTGGACGCACCCGCGGGGCGAGGGCTGAGCTAG
- a CDS encoding MFS transporter, with the protein MRALIFCSVQFLLAVTWTLYVAFLPQLAAQAGIARAHVAWILLMDQVIFVAMDCALGIAADRVANAMRRLGGWILALSVVSALAFVLLPRVTSPWLLLGLTAVWAATSSALRAPPMVIIARRMQATASSFLVGSSLLGIGLAGAVAPLLTARLREVSPLLPFIAASAALVLAVVALQWSEPAAARHDADAAPAPAAGVALKRIWLLFAAVWLLALGFQVHTTVNSAPAYLRFVPAAGLVRVMPAFWIGFALCVLLPGAPVLRRYPAYVLLLAAASLGALSLFGFAAATSLEAVLAVQCLAGGLWGIMFASAANAALDAGYVGREGMFTGLVFAVLAVAAFMRIAMVSSGAIKTAMLASLLPWLPAVAWSAGALLLAVFVSANLPYLSGRTHDLRQQARSG; encoded by the coding sequence ATGCGCGCATTGATCTTCTGCTCCGTGCAGTTCCTGCTGGCGGTGACGTGGACCCTCTACGTGGCCTTCCTGCCGCAGCTGGCCGCGCAGGCAGGCATCGCGCGCGCGCACGTCGCCTGGATCCTGCTGATGGACCAGGTGATCTTTGTCGCCATGGACTGCGCGCTGGGCATCGCGGCCGACCGTGTCGCCAACGCCATGCGCAGGCTGGGAGGCTGGATCCTGGCGCTGTCCGTGGTTTCTGCCCTGGCCTTCGTGCTGCTGCCCCGGGTCACGTCGCCCTGGCTGCTGCTGGGCCTGACCGCGGTCTGGGCGGCCACCTCGTCCGCATTGCGCGCGCCGCCCATGGTGATCATTGCCCGGCGCATGCAAGCGACCGCGTCGTCGTTCCTGGTGGGATCTTCGCTGCTCGGCATCGGCCTTGCCGGGGCCGTGGCGCCGCTGCTGACAGCGCGACTGCGGGAGGTCTCACCCCTGCTGCCGTTCATCGCAGCCAGCGCGGCGCTGGTGCTGGCCGTGGTCGCGCTGCAATGGAGCGAGCCCGCCGCGGCGCGCCATGACGCCGACGCGGCGCCCGCCCCGGCAGCCGGCGTGGCGCTCAAGCGCATCTGGCTGCTCTTTGCCGCGGTCTGGCTGCTCGCCCTCGGATTCCAGGTCCACACCACCGTCAACTCCGCACCGGCCTACCTGCGCTTCGTTCCCGCTGCCGGGCTCGTGCGCGTGATGCCGGCGTTCTGGATCGGCTTTGCGCTGTGCGTGCTGCTGCCCGGGGCGCCGGTGCTGCGGCGCTATCCGGCCTATGTGCTGCTGCTGGCCGCCGCGAGCCTCGGCGCGCTTTCGTTGTTCGGTTTCGCCGCGGCCACCTCGCTCGAGGCCGTCCTCGCGGTGCAATGTCTCGCCGGCGGCCTGTGGGGCATCATGTTCGCCTCGGCGGCCAATGCGGCGCTCGACGCCGGCTACGTCGGCCGCGAAGGGATGTTCACCGGACTCGTATTTGCCGTGCTGGCGGTCGCCGCTTTCATGCGCATTGCCATGGTGTCGTCAGGCGCCATCAAGACCGCCATGCTGGCGAGCCTGCTGCCGTGGCTTCCTGCCGTGGCATGGAGTGCCGGGGCGTTGCTGCTGGCGGTCTTCGTGTCGGCGAACCTGCCCTACCTGTCCGGGCGGACCCACGACCTGCGCCAGCAGGCACGTTCGGGCTAG
- a CDS encoding cyclase (K05345: E4.6.1.-; putative cyclase [EC:4.6.1.-]) has protein sequence MHGVRASFVTAPGGPRFQQAGSARRVQTERPVMHKDPESLRDASDGSVMFADICDSTRLYETAGDTVALGAIRQCLALMKARSADVQGRVVKTIGDEIMVLFPAAENAMQAALGMQEGVAGLPPVAGTPLAIHIGFHHGPILSDESGDVFGDTVNLAARLVKLASRGQIITSKNAVEQLSASLRQMTRHLYPIQVRGKNQMIELYEALWQQNIDMTVVAPLDQALRRSVLLSLRYRGAHFEMDSASAPLTIGRDTTMSVVVTDRQVSRFQATVEPRGGRFVLIDRSSNGTHVRIDGEEALILRRDEITLRGHGWITFGQPNEYAQEGIEFFVG, from the coding sequence GTGCATGGTGTGCGAGCATCATTCGTCACGGCACCAGGGGGACCACGCTTCCAGCAGGCGGGATCGGCCCGCCGGGTACAGACGGAACGGCCGGTGATGCACAAGGACCCAGAATCCCTACGAGACGCGTCTGACGGATCGGTGATGTTCGCGGATATCTGCGACAGCACGAGGCTCTATGAGACAGCCGGGGATACGGTTGCGCTCGGCGCAATCCGCCAGTGCCTCGCGCTGATGAAAGCGCGCTCCGCGGACGTGCAAGGCCGGGTCGTCAAGACGATCGGCGACGAGATCATGGTGCTGTTCCCTGCCGCGGAGAACGCGATGCAGGCCGCACTCGGCATGCAGGAGGGTGTCGCCGGGCTTCCTCCGGTCGCCGGAACGCCCCTGGCGATCCATATCGGCTTCCACCATGGGCCGATCCTGTCGGACGAATCCGGCGATGTGTTCGGCGACACGGTCAACCTTGCCGCCCGCCTGGTCAAACTCGCGTCGCGCGGCCAGATCATCACCAGCAAGAACGCCGTGGAGCAGCTGTCCGCCAGCCTGCGCCAGATGACACGCCACTTGTATCCGATCCAAGTGCGGGGCAAGAACCAGATGATCGAACTGTACGAGGCGCTCTGGCAGCAGAACATCGATATGACCGTGGTGGCCCCGCTGGATCAGGCATTGCGCCGCTCCGTGTTGCTTTCGCTGCGGTATCGGGGCGCCCACTTCGAAATGGACTCCGCCTCGGCGCCGCTGACCATCGGCCGCGACACCACCATGAGCGTCGTGGTCACGGATCGGCAGGTATCGAGATTCCAGGCCACGGTCGAGCCTCGCGGCGGCCGCTTCGTGCTGATCGACAGGAGTTCCAATGGCACCCACGTCAGGATCGATGGCGAAGAGGCGCTGATCCTGCGTCGTGACGAAATCACGCTCAGGGGCCATGGCTGGATAACGTTTGGCCAGCCGAACGAATACGCGCAGGAGGGAATTGAGTTCTTTGTGGGCTGA